From one Astatotilapia calliptera chromosome 10, fAstCal1.2, whole genome shotgun sequence genomic stretch:
- the supt20 gene encoding transcription factor SPT20 homolog isoform X1 — protein MQQVLEYALDRAEYIVESARQRPAKRRISSGGRKSLYQKLYELYIEECEKEPELKNLRRNVNLLEKLVSQESVSCLVVNLYPGNEGYSLMLRGKNGSDSETIRLPYEEGELLEYLDAEELPPILVDLLEKSQVNIFHCGCVIVEVRDYRQSGNTKIPTYQSRHILLRPTMQTLICDVHAMTSDHHKWTQDDKLQLESQLILATAEPLCLDPSISVTCTANRLLYNKQKMNTRSMKRCFKRHSRAALNRQQELSHLPIPPQLRLYDYLQRRKERKPAPVIDLKISKIGNCVDMWKQNNCQLTVPKEIDVEKYAVVERSLQLASSEHKTVIWPAEEVVDDYTFECEVGGQAQRTKVSIFQSMGDPLVYGKIYCAKESKAEDDSPDLKLIHPPFLIGSKIDADRFLTQYKGVYERDVKCQVKVSHNSGNMGQGPPSPSKDEGDGISPLVQTSLLGKGVKHRPPPIKLPSGSGSSSSGNPYSSQTTSGLLKCPTPPPAKSQSLNRKHSMELGQVGLLSPASLSPMGSNQRSGTPKPSTPTPTNTPCSTPHPPDALSAPLSVTPTPSDPPLVQNQSQNALLTPFTQQPLALSQTLPVMTIPLPTMGTSITTGTTSSQVMANPAGLNFINVVSSVCPQALMSGSNPMLGTGLNLSGILPTGGLMPTMQSAAQAGSPFGLNSNAGLRPLNLLQIPTGPLIFNSLQQQQLSQFSPQQSQSATSSPQQQGGETSDQGSDQSLGNQQTAVINLGVGGFMSPQAAVLSQLGCGLDGSGPPLPSPRLQQQHQPQIQLQFLQHQMQQQQQMAMGAAAPQGGVPRHHTASQPRSKRKRSTPQPLPKS, from the exons ATG CAACAAGTTTTGGAATATGCATTGGATCGAGCGGAG TACATTGTTGAAAGTGCTCGACAACGACCAGCCAAACGAAGAATTTCATCTGGCGGGAGGAAGAGTTTGTACCAGAAGCTCTATGAGCTCTACATAGAGGAATGTGAGAAAGAGCCAGAGTTAAAG AATTTGAGGAGGAATGTGAATCTACTGGAGAAGCTGGTGTCTCAGGAGTCTGTATCATGTCTGGTGGTCAATCTGTACCCTGGGAATGAAGGCTATTCTTTAATGCTCAGGGGCAAAAATGGATCTG ATTCTGAAACCATTCGCCTGCCATATGAAGAAGGAGAACTGCTGGAGTACCTCGACGCTGAGGAGTTGCCTCCTATTTTGGTGGATTTGTTGGAGAAATCACAG GTGAACATCTTCCACTGTGGCTGTGTAATAGTAGAGGTCAGAGACTACCGGCAGTCTGGTAATACCAAGATTCCCACCTATCAGAGCAGACATATCCTACTGCGGCCAACCATGCag ACTCTCATCTGTGATGTCCATGCCATGACCAGTGACCACCACAAGTGGACACAG GATGACAAACTGCAGTTGGAAAGTCAGTTGATTTTGGCTACAgctgaacctctgtgcctggACCCCTCCATTTCTGTTACTTGCACAGCTAACCGCCTGCTttacaacaaacagaaaatgaacactCGCTCCATGAAACG GTGTTTCAAGAGGCACTCTCGGGCTGCACTGAACAGGCAGCAGGAGCTGTCCCACCTTCCCATACCACCACAGCTACGACTCTACGACTACCtacagagaagaaaagagaggaaaCCCGCGCCTGTCATAGACCTGAAGATCTCAAAGATCGGAAAC TGTGTTGACATGTGGAAGCAGAACAACTGCCAACTAACTGTGCCCAAGGAAATTGAT GTGGAAAAGTACGCTGTGGTTGAGAGGTCTTTGCAGTTGGCAAGCTCTGAACATAAAACTGTGATCTGGCCTGCTGAG GAAGTTGTAGATGACTACACATTTGAGTGTGAAGTTGGGGGCCAAGCTCAGAGGACCAAGGTTTCTATTTTCCAGTCAATGGGAGACCCGCTTGTGTACGGGAAGATCTACTGTGCTAAAGAATCAAAAGCAGAGGACGACAGTCCAGACCTAAAGCTCATACATCCTCC TTTCCTCATAGGTTCAAAGATCGATGCGGACCG atttcttaCTCAGTACAAAGGAGTGTATGAGAGAGACGTCAAGTGTCAGGTCAAAGTGTCCCATAACTCAGGCAACATGGGTCAGGGGCCTCCCTCCCCTAGCAAAGATGAG GGTGATGGTATTTCTCCACTGGTCCAGACTTCTCTGTTGGGAAAAGGGGTGAAGCACCGGCCCCCTCCCATCAAACTGCCGTCAGGATCAGGAAGCAGCTCCTCAG gtAATCCATATAGTTCACAAACCACCAGTGGTCTACTTAAGTGTCCTACACCCCCTCCAGCCAAAAGCCAGTCTCTGAACAGAAAGCACTCAATGGAGCTGGGCCAGGTGGGCCTGCTGTCACCTGCCTCCCTCTCCCCAATGGGATCCAATCAGA GATCGGGAACCCCCAAGCCATCTACCCCAACGCCTACCAATACGCCATGCTCGACCCCTCACCCCCCTGATGCCCTCTCCGCTCCTCTCTCAGTGACCCCTACCCCTTCAGACCCTCCCTTGGTTCAGAACCAGTCACAGAATGCCCTCCTCACGCCTTTTACCCAACAGCCGCTAGCTTTAAGCCAGACGCTGCCCGTCATGACCATTCCCCTGCCCACCATGGGTACATCCATCACCACAGGAACCACATCGTCACAGGTCATGGCCAATCCAGCAGGGCTCAATTTCATCAACGTGGTCAGCTCAGTCTG TCCTCAGGCTTTGATGAGTGGCTCCAATCCCATGCTGGGCACAGGCTTAAACCTGAGTGGAATCCTGCCAACTGGAGGGTTGATGCCTACCATGCAGTCTGCAGCACAGGCGG GGAGTCCTTTTGGCCTGAATAGCAATGCTGGGTTGAGACCTCTGAACCTACTCCAG ATCCCCACTGGTCCTCTCATCTTTAattctctgcagcagcagcagctgtctcAGTTCTCCCCACAGCAGAGTCAGTCAGCCACCTCCAGTCCTCAGCAGCAAGGGGGGGAGACG AGTGACCAGGGGTCAGATCAAAGTTTAGGGAACCAGCAAACGGCTGTCATAAATCTGGGAGTGGGAGGCTTCATGTCTCCACAGGCAGCAG TGCTGTCCCAGTTGGGCTGTGGGCTGGACGGGTCTGGGCCCCCGCTGCCTTCTCCAAGgcttcagcagcagcaccagccaCAGATCCAA